In Epinephelus fuscoguttatus linkage group LG15, E.fuscoguttatus.final_Chr_v1, a genomic segment contains:
- the arhgap21b gene encoding rho GTPase-activating protein 21 isoform X2, giving the protein MMASRWVHSCEDDERQQARSSFCENESPDWRGLADSPGVQYATEEEPFSWPRPKAVRLRRTSQGFGFTLRHFIVYPPESTMHCFPEEDHGRRGRQRNRLEPMDTIFVKQVKEGGPAHGAGLCTGDRLVKVNGASIIGKAYCEVISLIQDSGDFLELCVMPKDEDILQLAYSQDAYLRGRSSYSGNACHIPEPPPVCYPRVDCKPTGMAQATDSAAQVCRGPTAPPDHGYRKEITVPPSPPPPPQSYPKTQMAVCMRNDSVRTVVVPPDAAQMGRMGPAHRIDYVDPVFVRGRPGSLAQYPHPRKADVYPSGPGMAPYGGQAPHYPGNNQNIDWRTYQTYREYIDNKGIHSHASRTIQERLDNLRGSNQTTFVAPHHIPRGDWGHKGVRRRSTSHERSYQGPPPHFKIAPRSVSQDRMTSAERMGHTRNWPPRSVSQDGLMHKARSHSTDYVDTTELARPTERRGGYGRADQGTRPSRQSVPRHAMLYRPSTGYSGGMRGAPNPSLYSKAPDSLQTRSSPMLLDRHSHFGKSTSAEHSLVDQRVAVKGNHAAHTTKQGQTRVRAETMQTIEPSKDAALVGQRSSSCSTPKQMPQRPSILKPPQPDSQSQVNGRSPTETGVILREKPPSGKNPSPLRQHSYILAVNDDGPDSTADVAACWLPNDARREIRIRRLGEQCHTSCSSNLDESLDSIPFIDEPTSPSVDREAAPIPPSAVISVAPSITTGPSSPGSPCPPIRRQLSHDQESLRSALQESDTASKTERSKSYDEGLDNYQEEGRRRSSMKNMPSFRVLRKALDGHKSSVDSGSRRDSSSDVFADSSKEGLLNFRQLNTDKNKRVGGGMRSWKPMYAVLQDHNLTLFKDKKDALSHASMPCDEDPLRISIKACLIDISYSDTRRKNVLRLTTSDCEYLFQAEGRDDMLSWIRVIQENSNPDEENAAVTSQDLISRKIKEYNMMSTSSSRSEPSPKTSRQSLSIKQAFLGGKADGKVHSPHSPKTGEDRRALRDDSSPPRDRAAWKIGIAGIMRKPFEKKTPAGVTFGVRLDDCPPAQTNRFVPLIVEVCCKVVEERGLEYTGIYRVPGNNAAISSMQEELNSKGMTDIDIQEDKWRDLNVISSLLKSFFRKLPEPMFTNEKYADFIEANRIEDSVERLKELKRLIQELPDHHFETLKFLCAHLKKVSDNCEKNKMEPRNLAIVFGPTLVRTSEDNMANMVNHMPDQCKIVENLIQQYDWFFSDDGDEDPVTTAEQESTVKSQPVPNIDHLLSNIGRTAASPGEVSDSACSDSSKSKGLWGSGKDQCSKEMLRSSFFASRKRKKPKDKAHPSSSDDDLDAVFPKKELPEESQQQPLWSPHSRTEEEGETDETSEKDERRNSSEEQLDKTNRKESLSSSLTSQPSPSLPPEHISSTLQSGSPYASPPHSPNLSYRMPMAHQSSLSDPPSNYDDTVSDLGTMNSTSSQASVPRVRRGRMAAQGPEAGPSGLGAEVCSITSDYSTTSSMTFLTGAELNTLSPEVQSVAESRGGDDADDERSELISEGRPMETDSESDLSVFTVGKADQQELQEAPRPLPSHRLIECDTLSRKKAAQQKTVSESSLDGAWSDKDSNRLSRVLGSVKGRSTGSLSSSSRSELDKAEPAWKLKITDRLKVRLRMSVDDMFGVGSQRSRSPEGRSKKKNIRRRHTMGGQRDFAELSVLGDWSRPVGIGSGSRSELSAVDQLKPKCSSQDFSIGDWIARERHRTSNPEVSLDLSEQQGGLCSSGNLGASSSSELPHHPAEVVNGDVPQSKNLSLSATAHPHKLTNSQVVHSRFYQYL; this is encoded by the exons GCCTACTCCCAGGATGCCTACCTCCGTGGCCGCAGCAGCTACAGTGGAAATGCCTGTCACATTCCTGAGCCACCCCCAGTATGCTACCCCAGAGTAGACTGTAAGCCTACGGGCATGGCCCAGGCGACAGACTCAGCAGCGCAGGTCTGCCGAGGGCCAACAGCACCTCCTGACCATGGGTACCGCAAGGAGATCACAGTGcccccatctcctcctcctcctcctcaatcATATCCAAAAACCCAGATGGCAGTGTGCATGCGCAACGACAGTGTGAGGACTGTGGTGGTTCCTCCCGATGCAGCCCAAATGGGGCGCATGGGTCCAGCACATAGGATAGATTACGTGGACCCTGTCTTTGTCAGGGGGAGGCCTGGGTCCCTGGCCCAGTATCCCCACCCTCGAAAGGCTGATGTCTATCCCAGCGGTCCAGGAATGGCTCCATACGGAGGTCAGGCACCTCACTACCCAGGCAACAATCAAAACATTGATTGGCGTACTTACCAAACGTACAGGGAGTACATCGACAATAAAGGAATTCATTCCCATGCTAGTCGGACTATCCAGGAGAGGCTGGACAATTTACGAGGTTCCAATCAGACCACCTTTGTTGCTCCTCATCACATTCCTCGTGGAGACTGGGGCCATAAGGGGGTACGGCGGAGGAGTACTTCACATGAACGGTCATACCAAGGACCTCCACCTCATTTTAAGATTGCCCCACGCAGTGTTTCGCAGGACCGCATGACCAGTGCAGAGAGAATGGGCCATACCAGGAACTGGCCTCCTAGAAGTGTGTCCCAAGATGGCCTAATGCACAAAGCCCGGTCACACTCTACGGACTATGTTGACACTACAGAGCTGGCTCGGCCcactgagaggagaggagggtacGGAAGGGCAGACCAAGGTACGAGGCCCAGCAGGCAGTCTGTCCCCAGACATGCCATGCTCTACAGGCCCTCCACTGGATACAGTGGTGGCATGAGAGGGGCACCGAACCCTTCTCTCTACTCTAAAGCACCAGATTCTCTTCAGACCCGCTCCTCACCCATGCTCTTAGACAGACACTCACATTTTGGAAAGAGCACAAGTGCTGAACATTCTCTTGTTGACCAAAGAGTTGCTGTCAAAGGAAATCATGCAGCCCACACTACCAAACAAGGCCAGACCAGGGTCCGGGCTGAAACCATGCAGACTATTGAGCCAAGCAAAGATGCAGCATTGGTAGGACAAAGGTCTTCTTCATGCTCCACCCCAAAACAGATGCCTCAGAGGCCTAGCATCCTTAAACCACCGCAGCCAGACTCACAGAGTCAGGTGAATGGGCGAAGCCCCACAGAGACTGGGGTCATTCTTAGGGAGAAACCCCCATCTGGAAAGAACCCCAGCCCTCTGCGGCAGCACTCCTACATTCTGGCGGTAAACGACGATGGACCAGATTCCACAGCAGATGTGGCGGCATGCTGGCTTCCCAACGATGCACGTCGAGAGATCCGCATCCGTCGCCTTGGGGAACAGTGTCACACCTCCTGCTCCAGCAACCTGGATGAGTCTCTGGATTCCATTCCATTCATTG ACGAGCCAACCAGCCCCAGTGTTGACCGGGAGGCAGCTCCTATTCCACCCTCCGCTGTGATATCTGTTGCACCATCCATAACTACAGGTCCCTCCAGTCCGGGCTCACCATGCCCTCCCATTCGTCGTCAACTGTCACATGACCAAG AGTCCCTTAGAAGTGCTTTACAGGAGTCTGATACAGCCAGCAAAACCGAGCGGTCCAAATCCTACGATGAGGGTCTGGATAACTACCAGGAGGAGGGCAGAAG GAGATCTTCCATGAAAAACATGcccagtttcagggtcctgagAAAG GCTCTGGACGGACATAAATCTTCTGTTGATTCTGGATCTCGAAGGGATTCTTCTTCAGACGTCTTTGCTGATTCTTCCAAAGAAGGGCTGCTCAATTTTAGGCAACTCAATAcagataaaaataag CGTGTTGGTGGAGGAATGAGATCATGGAAGCCGATGTATGCTGTTTTACAAGATCACAACCTAACCCTCTTCAAAGACAAGAAGGACGCTCTGTCTCATGCTTCGATGCCATGTGACGAGGACCCACTGCGAATCAGCATCAAGGCCTGTCTGATTGACATCTCCTATAGCGACACGAGACGCAAGAATGTTCTGCGACTCACCACCTCAGACTGCGAGTATTTGTTCCAGGCAGAAGGGAGGGACGACATGCTGTCCTGGATCAGAGTCATTCAGGAAAACAGTAACCCAGATGAAGAG AATGCTGCTGTAACAAGTCAGGACCTCATCAGTAGAAAGATCAAAGAATACAACATGATGAG TACATCCAGCAGCAGGTCTGAACCCTCCCCCAAGACCTCCCGCCAGTCCCTCAGTATCAAACAGGCCTTCCTGGGAGGTAAAGCAGACGGCAAGGTCCACAGCCCTCATTCGCCCAAAACAGGAGAGGACCGCAGGGCGCTGAGAG ATGACTCCAGTCCACCACGGGACAGAGCTGCTTGGAAAATTGGCATCGCAGGGATCATGAGGAAGCCCTTTGAAAAGAAGACTCCAGCTGGGGTCACTTTTGGGGTGCGGCTTGATGACTGTCCACCTGCACAGACTAACAGG TTTGTTCCTCTGATCGTGGAGGTGTGCTGTAaggtggtggaggagagggGGCTGGAGTACACAGGAATCTACAGAGTGCCTGGAAACAACGCTGCCATCTCCAGCATGCAGGAGGAGCTCAACAGCAAAGGCATGACTGACATCGACATCCAGGAAGAC AAATGGCGGGACCTCAACGTCATCAGTAGTTTACTTAAGTCCTTTTTCCGAAAACTTCCAGAACCTATGTTTACAAATG AAAAGTATGCTGATTTTATTGAAGCCAACAGAATAGAAGACTCAGTGGAGAGATTAAAGGAGCTCAAGAGGCTG ATACAAGAATTACCTGATCACCACTTTGAAACTCTGAAATTCCTTTGCGCTCACCTCAAGAAGGTTTCTGACAACTGTGAAAAGAACAAG ATGGAGCCTCGTAACCTGGCGATTGTGTTTGGTCCGACGCTGGTCAGAACCTCTGAGGACAACATGGCCAACATGGTCAATCACATGCCGGACCAGTGCAAGATAGTTGAGAACCTTATCCAGCAATACGACTGGTTCTTTTCTGATGACGGTGACGAGGACCCTGTT ACCACAGCTGAGCAGGAAAGCACAGTGAAGTCTCAGCCTGTGCCCAATATCGACCACCTGCTCTCCAACATTGGGCGGACCGCAGCTTCACCGGGAGAAGTCTCAG ATTCAGCATGTAGTGACTCCTCCAAATCAAAG GGCTTGTGGGGGTCAGGGAAGGATCAGTGTAGCAAAGAGATGCTGCGCTCCTCCTTCTTCGCCAGCCGCAAGCGCAAGAAGCCCAAGGACAAAGCTCATCCCAGCAGTTCAGACGACGACCTGGACGCTGTGTTCCCCAAGAAGGAGCTCCCGGAGGAGAGCCAGCAGCAGCCTCTGTGGTCCCCGCACAGCCGGAccgaggaggagggggagacgGATGAAACCAGTGAGAAAGACGAGCGCAGGAACAGCTCAGAGGAACAGCTGGACAAAACTAACAGGAAGGAGTCGCTCTCAAGCAGCCTGACATCGCAgccctctccctccctgcctccaGAACACATCTCCTCCACCCTTCAAAGCGGCTCCCCCTACGCTTCACCCCCCCATTCCCCGAACCTCAGCTACCGCATGCCGATGGCTCATCAGTCCTCTCTGTCAGACCCGCCTTCCAACTACGACGACACGGTGTCAGATCTTGGTACGATGAACAGCACCAGCTCCCAGGCGTCAGTGCCCAGGGTGAGGCGAGGCAGGATGGCGGCTCAGGGTCCAGAGGCTGGCCCCAGCGGGCTGGGAGCGGAGGTTTGCTCCATCACCTCCGACtactccaccacctcctccatgACTTTCCTGACTGGAGCTGAGCTCAACACACTCAGTCCTGAAGTGCAGTCTGTGGCGGAGAGCAGGGGCGGAGACGATGCAGACGATGAGAGAAGTGAGCTCATCAGCGAGGGAAGGCCGATGGAGACCGACAGTGAGAGCGACTTGTCTGTGTTTACAGTCGGGAAAGCTGATCAGCAAGAACTACAGGAAGCTCCTCGACCCCTCCCCTCCCACAGACTCATCGAGTGCGATACGCTCTCCAGAAAGAAGGCTGCTCAACAGAAAACTGTCAGCGAGTCTTCACTGGACGGAGCTTGGAGCGATAAAGATTCCAACAGACTGTCGCGTGTGCTGGGGTCAGTTAAAGGCCGCTCCACAGGCAGCCTCAGCTCCTCGTCTCGTAGCGAGTTAGATAAGGCAGAGCCTGCATGGAAGCTGAAGATCACTGACAGACTGAAGGTACGTCTGCGAATGTCTGTGGATGACATGTTTGGCGTGGGCAGCCAGAGGAGCCGGTCCCCAGAGGGCCGCAGTAAGAAGAAGAACATCAGACGCAGACACACTATGGGCGGTCAGAGAGACTTTGCAGAGCTGTCTGTTCTGGGAGACTGGTCACGGCCTGTTGGCATCGGTTCAGGCTCTCGGTCAGAGCTGTCAGCTGTGGACCAGCTGAAGCCTAAGTGCAGCTCTCAAGATTTCTCCATTGGGGACTGGATTGCCCGCGAGCGCCACCGCACCAGCAATCCCGAGGTCAGCCTGGACCTCTCTGAACAGCAAGGGGGGCTGTGCAGCTCAGGCAACCTCGGAGCCTCGTCTTCTTCTGAACTCCCACATCACCCAGCTGAGGTTGTGAACGGCGACGTCCCCCAGAGTAAAAATCTGAGCCTTTCGGCCACCGCTCACCCACATAAACTCACTAATTCCCAGGTGGTCCATTCGCGCTTCTATCAGTACCTGTGA
- the arhgap21b gene encoding rho GTPase-activating protein 21 isoform X1 encodes MMASRWVHSCEDDERQQARSSFCENESPDWRGLADSPGVQYATEEEPFSWPRPKAVRLRRTSQGFGFTLRHFIVYPPESTMHCFPEEDHGRRGRQRNRLEPMDTIFVKQVKEGGPAHGAGLCTGDRLVKVNGASIIGKAYCEVISLIQDSGDFLELCVMPKDEDILQLAYSQDAYLRGRSSYSGNACHIPEPPPVCYPRVDCKPTGMAQATDSAAQVCRGPTAPPDHGYRKEITVPPSPPPPPQSYPKTQMAVCMRNDSVRTVVVPPDAAQMGRMGPAHRIDYVDPVFVRGRPGSLAQYPHPRKADVYPSGPGMAPYGGQAPHYPGNNQNIDWRTYQTYREYIDNKGIHSHASRTIQERLDNLRGSNQTTFVAPHHIPRGDWGHKGVRRRSTSHERSYQGPPPHFKIAPRSVSQDRMTSAERMGHTRNWPPRSVSQDGLMHKARSHSTDYVDTTELARPTERRGGYGRADQGTRPSRQSVPRHAMLYRPSTGYSGGMRGAPNPSLYSKAPDSLQTRSSPMLLDRHSHFGKSTSAEHSLVDQRVAVKGNHAAHTTKQGQTRVRAETMQTIEPSKDAALVGQRSSSCSTPKQMPQRPSILKPPQPDSQSQVNGRSPTETGVILREKPPSGKNPSPLRQHSYILAVNDDGPDSTADVAACWLPNDARREIRIRRLGEQCHTSCSSNLDESLDSIPFIDEPTSPSVDREAAPIPPSAVISVAPSITTGPSSPGSPCPPIRRQLSHDQESLRSALQESDTASKTERSKSYDEGLDNYQEEGRRRSSMKNMPSFRVLRKALDGHKSSVDSGSRRDSSSDVFADSSKEGLLNFRQLNTDKNKRVGGGMRSWKPMYAVLQDHNLTLFKDKKDALSHASMPCDEDPLRISIKACLIDISYSDTRRKNVLRLTTSDCEYLFQAEGRDDMLSWIRVIQENSNPDEENAAVTSQDLISRKIKEYNMMSTSSSRSEPSPKTSRQSLSIKQAFLGGKADGKVHSPHSPKTGEDRRALRDDSSPPRDRAAWKIGIAGIMRKPFEKKTPAGVTFGVRLDDCPPAQTNRFVPLIVEVCCKVVEERGLEYTGIYRVPGNNAAISSMQEELNSKGMTDIDIQEDKWRDLNVISSLLKSFFRKLPEPMFTNEKYADFIEANRIEDSVERLKELKRLIQELPDHHFETLKFLCAHLKKVSDNCEKNKMEPRNLAIVFGPTLVRTSEDNMANMVNHMPDQCKIVENLIQQYDWFFSDDGDEDPVTTAEQESTVKSQPVPNIDHLLSNIGRTAASPGEVSDSACSDSSKSKQGLWGSGKDQCSKEMLRSSFFASRKRKKPKDKAHPSSSDDDLDAVFPKKELPEESQQQPLWSPHSRTEEEGETDETSEKDERRNSSEEQLDKTNRKESLSSSLTSQPSPSLPPEHISSTLQSGSPYASPPHSPNLSYRMPMAHQSSLSDPPSNYDDTVSDLGTMNSTSSQASVPRVRRGRMAAQGPEAGPSGLGAEVCSITSDYSTTSSMTFLTGAELNTLSPEVQSVAESRGGDDADDERSELISEGRPMETDSESDLSVFTVGKADQQELQEAPRPLPSHRLIECDTLSRKKAAQQKTVSESSLDGAWSDKDSNRLSRVLGSVKGRSTGSLSSSSRSELDKAEPAWKLKITDRLKVRLRMSVDDMFGVGSQRSRSPEGRSKKKNIRRRHTMGGQRDFAELSVLGDWSRPVGIGSGSRSELSAVDQLKPKCSSQDFSIGDWIARERHRTSNPEVSLDLSEQQGGLCSSGNLGASSSSELPHHPAEVVNGDVPQSKNLSLSATAHPHKLTNSQVVHSRFYQYL; translated from the exons GCCTACTCCCAGGATGCCTACCTCCGTGGCCGCAGCAGCTACAGTGGAAATGCCTGTCACATTCCTGAGCCACCCCCAGTATGCTACCCCAGAGTAGACTGTAAGCCTACGGGCATGGCCCAGGCGACAGACTCAGCAGCGCAGGTCTGCCGAGGGCCAACAGCACCTCCTGACCATGGGTACCGCAAGGAGATCACAGTGcccccatctcctcctcctcctcctcaatcATATCCAAAAACCCAGATGGCAGTGTGCATGCGCAACGACAGTGTGAGGACTGTGGTGGTTCCTCCCGATGCAGCCCAAATGGGGCGCATGGGTCCAGCACATAGGATAGATTACGTGGACCCTGTCTTTGTCAGGGGGAGGCCTGGGTCCCTGGCCCAGTATCCCCACCCTCGAAAGGCTGATGTCTATCCCAGCGGTCCAGGAATGGCTCCATACGGAGGTCAGGCACCTCACTACCCAGGCAACAATCAAAACATTGATTGGCGTACTTACCAAACGTACAGGGAGTACATCGACAATAAAGGAATTCATTCCCATGCTAGTCGGACTATCCAGGAGAGGCTGGACAATTTACGAGGTTCCAATCAGACCACCTTTGTTGCTCCTCATCACATTCCTCGTGGAGACTGGGGCCATAAGGGGGTACGGCGGAGGAGTACTTCACATGAACGGTCATACCAAGGACCTCCACCTCATTTTAAGATTGCCCCACGCAGTGTTTCGCAGGACCGCATGACCAGTGCAGAGAGAATGGGCCATACCAGGAACTGGCCTCCTAGAAGTGTGTCCCAAGATGGCCTAATGCACAAAGCCCGGTCACACTCTACGGACTATGTTGACACTACAGAGCTGGCTCGGCCcactgagaggagaggagggtacGGAAGGGCAGACCAAGGTACGAGGCCCAGCAGGCAGTCTGTCCCCAGACATGCCATGCTCTACAGGCCCTCCACTGGATACAGTGGTGGCATGAGAGGGGCACCGAACCCTTCTCTCTACTCTAAAGCACCAGATTCTCTTCAGACCCGCTCCTCACCCATGCTCTTAGACAGACACTCACATTTTGGAAAGAGCACAAGTGCTGAACATTCTCTTGTTGACCAAAGAGTTGCTGTCAAAGGAAATCATGCAGCCCACACTACCAAACAAGGCCAGACCAGGGTCCGGGCTGAAACCATGCAGACTATTGAGCCAAGCAAAGATGCAGCATTGGTAGGACAAAGGTCTTCTTCATGCTCCACCCCAAAACAGATGCCTCAGAGGCCTAGCATCCTTAAACCACCGCAGCCAGACTCACAGAGTCAGGTGAATGGGCGAAGCCCCACAGAGACTGGGGTCATTCTTAGGGAGAAACCCCCATCTGGAAAGAACCCCAGCCCTCTGCGGCAGCACTCCTACATTCTGGCGGTAAACGACGATGGACCAGATTCCACAGCAGATGTGGCGGCATGCTGGCTTCCCAACGATGCACGTCGAGAGATCCGCATCCGTCGCCTTGGGGAACAGTGTCACACCTCCTGCTCCAGCAACCTGGATGAGTCTCTGGATTCCATTCCATTCATTG ACGAGCCAACCAGCCCCAGTGTTGACCGGGAGGCAGCTCCTATTCCACCCTCCGCTGTGATATCTGTTGCACCATCCATAACTACAGGTCCCTCCAGTCCGGGCTCACCATGCCCTCCCATTCGTCGTCAACTGTCACATGACCAAG AGTCCCTTAGAAGTGCTTTACAGGAGTCTGATACAGCCAGCAAAACCGAGCGGTCCAAATCCTACGATGAGGGTCTGGATAACTACCAGGAGGAGGGCAGAAG GAGATCTTCCATGAAAAACATGcccagtttcagggtcctgagAAAG GCTCTGGACGGACATAAATCTTCTGTTGATTCTGGATCTCGAAGGGATTCTTCTTCAGACGTCTTTGCTGATTCTTCCAAAGAAGGGCTGCTCAATTTTAGGCAACTCAATAcagataaaaataag CGTGTTGGTGGAGGAATGAGATCATGGAAGCCGATGTATGCTGTTTTACAAGATCACAACCTAACCCTCTTCAAAGACAAGAAGGACGCTCTGTCTCATGCTTCGATGCCATGTGACGAGGACCCACTGCGAATCAGCATCAAGGCCTGTCTGATTGACATCTCCTATAGCGACACGAGACGCAAGAATGTTCTGCGACTCACCACCTCAGACTGCGAGTATTTGTTCCAGGCAGAAGGGAGGGACGACATGCTGTCCTGGATCAGAGTCATTCAGGAAAACAGTAACCCAGATGAAGAG AATGCTGCTGTAACAAGTCAGGACCTCATCAGTAGAAAGATCAAAGAATACAACATGATGAG TACATCCAGCAGCAGGTCTGAACCCTCCCCCAAGACCTCCCGCCAGTCCCTCAGTATCAAACAGGCCTTCCTGGGAGGTAAAGCAGACGGCAAGGTCCACAGCCCTCATTCGCCCAAAACAGGAGAGGACCGCAGGGCGCTGAGAG ATGACTCCAGTCCACCACGGGACAGAGCTGCTTGGAAAATTGGCATCGCAGGGATCATGAGGAAGCCCTTTGAAAAGAAGACTCCAGCTGGGGTCACTTTTGGGGTGCGGCTTGATGACTGTCCACCTGCACAGACTAACAGG TTTGTTCCTCTGATCGTGGAGGTGTGCTGTAaggtggtggaggagagggGGCTGGAGTACACAGGAATCTACAGAGTGCCTGGAAACAACGCTGCCATCTCCAGCATGCAGGAGGAGCTCAACAGCAAAGGCATGACTGACATCGACATCCAGGAAGAC AAATGGCGGGACCTCAACGTCATCAGTAGTTTACTTAAGTCCTTTTTCCGAAAACTTCCAGAACCTATGTTTACAAATG AAAAGTATGCTGATTTTATTGAAGCCAACAGAATAGAAGACTCAGTGGAGAGATTAAAGGAGCTCAAGAGGCTG ATACAAGAATTACCTGATCACCACTTTGAAACTCTGAAATTCCTTTGCGCTCACCTCAAGAAGGTTTCTGACAACTGTGAAAAGAACAAG ATGGAGCCTCGTAACCTGGCGATTGTGTTTGGTCCGACGCTGGTCAGAACCTCTGAGGACAACATGGCCAACATGGTCAATCACATGCCGGACCAGTGCAAGATAGTTGAGAACCTTATCCAGCAATACGACTGGTTCTTTTCTGATGACGGTGACGAGGACCCTGTT ACCACAGCTGAGCAGGAAAGCACAGTGAAGTCTCAGCCTGTGCCCAATATCGACCACCTGCTCTCCAACATTGGGCGGACCGCAGCTTCACCGGGAGAAGTCTCAG ATTCAGCATGTAGTGACTCCTCCAAATCAAAG CAGGGCTTGTGGGGGTCAGGGAAGGATCAGTGTAGCAAAGAGATGCTGCGCTCCTCCTTCTTCGCCAGCCGCAAGCGCAAGAAGCCCAAGGACAAAGCTCATCCCAGCAGTTCAGACGACGACCTGGACGCTGTGTTCCCCAAGAAGGAGCTCCCGGAGGAGAGCCAGCAGCAGCCTCTGTGGTCCCCGCACAGCCGGAccgaggaggagggggagacgGATGAAACCAGTGAGAAAGACGAGCGCAGGAACAGCTCAGAGGAACAGCTGGACAAAACTAACAGGAAGGAGTCGCTCTCAAGCAGCCTGACATCGCAgccctctccctccctgcctccaGAACACATCTCCTCCACCCTTCAAAGCGGCTCCCCCTACGCTTCACCCCCCCATTCCCCGAACCTCAGCTACCGCATGCCGATGGCTCATCAGTCCTCTCTGTCAGACCCGCCTTCCAACTACGACGACACGGTGTCAGATCTTGGTACGATGAACAGCACCAGCTCCCAGGCGTCAGTGCCCAGGGTGAGGCGAGGCAGGATGGCGGCTCAGGGTCCAGAGGCTGGCCCCAGCGGGCTGGGAGCGGAGGTTTGCTCCATCACCTCCGACtactccaccacctcctccatgACTTTCCTGACTGGAGCTGAGCTCAACACACTCAGTCCTGAAGTGCAGTCTGTGGCGGAGAGCAGGGGCGGAGACGATGCAGACGATGAGAGAAGTGAGCTCATCAGCGAGGGAAGGCCGATGGAGACCGACAGTGAGAGCGACTTGTCTGTGTTTACAGTCGGGAAAGCTGATCAGCAAGAACTACAGGAAGCTCCTCGACCCCTCCCCTCCCACAGACTCATCGAGTGCGATACGCTCTCCAGAAAGAAGGCTGCTCAACAGAAAACTGTCAGCGAGTCTTCACTGGACGGAGCTTGGAGCGATAAAGATTCCAACAGACTGTCGCGTGTGCTGGGGTCAGTTAAAGGCCGCTCCACAGGCAGCCTCAGCTCCTCGTCTCGTAGCGAGTTAGATAAGGCAGAGCCTGCATGGAAGCTGAAGATCACTGACAGACTGAAGGTACGTCTGCGAATGTCTGTGGATGACATGTTTGGCGTGGGCAGCCAGAGGAGCCGGTCCCCAGAGGGCCGCAGTAAGAAGAAGAACATCAGACGCAGACACACTATGGGCGGTCAGAGAGACTTTGCAGAGCTGTCTGTTCTGGGAGACTGGTCACGGCCTGTTGGCATCGGTTCAGGCTCTCGGTCAGAGCTGTCAGCTGTGGACCAGCTGAAGCCTAAGTGCAGCTCTCAAGATTTCTCCATTGGGGACTGGATTGCCCGCGAGCGCCACCGCACCAGCAATCCCGAGGTCAGCCTGGACCTCTCTGAACAGCAAGGGGGGCTGTGCAGCTCAGGCAACCTCGGAGCCTCGTCTTCTTCTGAACTCCCACATCACCCAGCTGAGGTTGTGAACGGCGACGTCCCCCAGAGTAAAAATCTGAGCCTTTCGGCCACCGCTCACCCACATAAACTCACTAATTCCCAGGTGGTCCATTCGCGCTTCTATCAGTACCTGTGA